Proteins from one Syngnathus scovelli strain Florida chromosome 9, RoL_Ssco_1.2, whole genome shotgun sequence genomic window:
- the arl4aa gene encoding ADP-ribosylation factor-like 4aa, translated as MGNGFSEQPSFLASIPFFQSFHIAILGLDSAGKTTVLYRLQFNEFVNTVPTKGFNAERVRVSLGGHRSVTFQFWDVGGQEKLRPLWKSYTRCTDGIIFVVDSVDAERMEEAKTELHKIAKTSENQGVPLLVVANKQDLRHSLGLPEIEKLLALKELSPATPWHLQPACAIIGDGLREGLDRLYDLILKHRKAIRQQKKKR; from the coding sequence ATGGGGAATGGCTTCTCAGAACAACCTAGCTTCCTGGCCAGCATCCCCTTCTTCCAATCCTTCCACATCGCAATCCTTGGGCTGGACTCGGCCGGGAAGACCACCGTGCTGTACAGGCTGCAGTTCAACGAGTTTGTCAACACGGTACCCACCAAGGGTTTCAACGCCGAGCGGGTGCGGGTGTCTTTGGGCGGCCACCGTTCCGTGACCTTCCAGTTTTGGGACGTGGGCGGCCAGGAGAAGCTGCGGCCGCTGTGGAAGTCGTACACGAGATGCACGGACGGTATCATTTTCGTGGTGGACTCGGTAGATGCCGAGCGCATGGAGGAAGCTAAGACCGAGCTCCACAAAATCGCCAAGACTTCCGAGAACCAAGGGGTGCCGCTGCTGGTGGTGGCCAACAAGCAGGACTTGAGGCACTCCCTGGGCCTGCCGGAGATCGAGAAGCTCCTCGCGCTCAAGGAGCTGAGCCCGGCCACCCCGTGGCACCTGCAGCCCGCCTGCGCTATCATCGGGGACGGACTCAGGGAAGGTCTGGACCGACTCTACGACCTGATCTTAAAACACAGAAAGGCCATTCGGCAGCAGAAGAAGAAGCGATAA